In the Quercus lobata isolate SW786 chromosome 5, ValleyOak3.0 Primary Assembly, whole genome shotgun sequence genome, one interval contains:
- the LOC115989412 gene encoding GDSL esterase/lipase EXL3-like — protein MHHSNMKRFSSSTTLFFLSFVFAILCTLKAVIQIPRNETIPAVIIFGDSIVDTGTNNNLITIAKCNFPPYGRDLRGGIPTGRFSNGKVPSDFLVEGLGIKELLPAYRDPTLQPKDLLSGVNFASGGAGYDPLSSQLASAISLSEQLQDFKQYIGKLKGIVGEERTNFILANSLVFVVAGSNDIGSSYYLSRIREAEYDVPSYTDLLLNLSSTFVKELYGVGARRIWVSSVPPLGCVPSQQTLFGGLERECAKELNQASQVLNDKLSRELGYLNNNLPNAKVVYIDIYNPVLDIITNPKKYGFEVANKSCCGTGSIEVALLCNQLTPFTCTDDSKYVFFDSYHPTEKAYQILLDGILKKYINSIV, from the exons ATGCATCACTCAAATATGAAACGTTTTTCTTCATCAAccactttgttttttctttcttttgtttttgctattttgtgCACCTTAAAAGCTGTCATTCAGATACCAAGAAACGAGACAATTCCGGCGGTCATTATATTTGGAGATTCCATTGTTGATACGGGCACCAACAACAATCTCATAACAATAGCGAAGTGCAATTTTCCTCCATATGGGAGGGATTTGAGGGGAGGAATACCAACCGGACGATTTTCAAATGGAAAGGTCCCTTCAGATTTCCTAG tgGAAGGATTAGGAATTAAAGAGCTCCTACCAGCATATAGGGATCCAACTTTGCAACCCAAAGATCTCTTGTCAGGTGTAAACTTTGCTTCAGGTGGCGCAGGATATGATCCTTTGTCATCTCAACTTGCG TCAGCCATTTCACTATCTGAGCAACTACAAGACTTCAAGCAATACATAGGAAAGTTGAAAGGAATTGTTGGCGAAGAAAGAACAAACTTCATATTAGCGAATAGTTTAGTCTTTGTGGTTGCTGGTAGCAATGACATTGGCAGTAGCTATTATCTTTCCAGAATTAGAGAAGCCGAATATGATGTTCCTTCTTACACTGATCTTTTGCTCAATTTGTCTTCTACTTTCGTCAAG GAACTATATGGAGTAGGAGCACGGAGGATTTGGGTTTCAAGCGTACCACCACTAGGATGTGTGCCATCACAACAAACTTTGTTTGGAGGCTTAGAAAGAGAGTGTGCAAAAGAGCTGAATCAAGCATCACAAGTGCTCAATGATAAACTTTCCAGGGAGCTCGGTTACCTTAACAACAATCTGCCTAACGCAAAGGTGGTCTATATTGATATCTACAACCCTGTACTTGATATCATAACAAATCCAAAGAAATATG GCTTTGAGGTTGCAAATAAAAGTTGCTGTGGCACAGGATCTATAGAGGTAGCACTACTGTGCAACCAATTAACCCCTTTCACCTGTACAGATGACTCCAAGTATGTGTTTTTTGATAGTTATCATCCTACAGAAAAAGCATACCAGATTCTTCTCGATGGaatccttaaaaaatatatcaacagCATCGTTTGA